The Leptolyngbya sp. FACHB-261 genome segment CGCCCTCTGGACGATCTCGATCAGGCTCTACCCGTAGCAGCTGCATGGCTGCAACAACAACCGCAACCTCTGACGATTCCCATGCCCGTCTTGCAACTCGAGCAAGAGAAAGAGCTGGTGCGGCTACCCGAACTGGACCAAAAGTTACTCGATCCCGAAGGCCCAAGGCGTTAATTGGTATCGCTTAAGGAACTGACTTAGGGATATCAGTAAGTTGGCGGTTAATGGCTATAGCACAGAGCCGCTTTAGCCCAAGCTTCTCGTGTTTTAACAAACTAATACTGCTTAGGTTGTCAATTCCGATAATCTAAATTTCACCGCACTAAATTGTATGGCTTAGATTGCACGATTAGAGCACTCTAATGCACACTTTAGTGCCCTTTGCATTTTCCGGTGGATAGTTCCCATTTCAACCGTTTGGCGTTAATCTTAACAATAATAAAATTTTTGCTGTGGCCCTTCATTCTGCTTAACGGGGTCAGGGTCCTTGACAGCACCGAGTCAGCCTAGAGACGGCGAAGGTCAGGCGAATGAATGATTTTTTTCTAGCAACTAGCGTGTGGGTTCCCTGTTATGGGCTCATAGGCGCTTTGTTGACTTTGCCGTGGGCAACTGGGGTAATCCGGCGAACCGGCCCGAGACCAGCAGCTTATTTCAATCTCTTGATGACCGTTTTGTCGCTGGTCCATAGCTCGATTCTGTTAAATGCAAGCTGGAACAAGCCGCCACGATCGATCACGATTCCTTGGCTGCAAGCTGCGGACTTAAATCTGTCTTTTTCGCTAGAGATTTCGCAAGTTAGTACTGGGGCAACAGTAGTAGTCACGGGCTTAACCCTACTGGCTTTAATCTACGCCCTAGGTTCCATGGAGATGGATTGGGCGATGGCGCGTTTTTACGCGCTAATGGGATTTTTCGAATGCGCGATGAGTGGTTTGGCCCTCAGCGACTCGCTGTTTTTGAGCTACGCCCTTCTAGAAATGCTCACCCTCTCGACTTACTTACTGGTGGGATTCTGGTATGCCCAACCGTTAGTAGTCACAGCGGCTCGTGATGCCTTCTGGACTAAGCGAGTTGGCGATTTAATTTTGTTGATGGGTGTAGTGGCGCTTTCTACCCTGGCTGGCAGCTTAAACTTCTCTAGCTTGGCGGACTGGGCACAAACTGCAAACTTGTCTCCCTCGGTTGCAGCACTGCTCGGTTTAGCACTGATCGCAGGTCCGACAGGTAAATGTGCCCAATTCCCGCTGCACTTATGGCTGGACGAAGCGATGGAGGGGCCGAACCCAGCTTCAGTGTTGCGCAACTCGGTTGTTGTTGCTTGCGGTGCCTATCTGCTGATCAATCTCCAGCCCGTCTTGGCCCTTTCCCCCATAACTTCCATTGCTCTGTGTGTTCTGGGTGCCATGACAGCAGTTGGGGCTTCGCTAGTCGCTCTGGCCCAGATCGACCTCAAACGCGCCCTTTCCCACTCGACTAGCGCTTACATGGGGCTGGTGTTTCTGGCGGTAGGTTTGAATCAGCCGGAGATTGCCCTGCTGTTTTTGTTTACCCACGCCATCGCTAAAGCGCTTCTGTTCATGAGCACAGGCGCCGTCATCATGACGACGTTCACGCAGGATTTGACCGAGATGGGCGGCTTAGGCGCTCGTATGCCTGTCACTACCACTGCTTATGTCGTTGGTGCAGCGGGTCTAGTAGCGCTCGTACCACTAGGCAGCTTCTGGTCGATGCTGCGCTGGGCAGATAGCGTTGGATCGGTTTCGCTATGGCTGGTGGCGGTGCTGCTACTGGTGAATGGCCTCACGGCCTTCAATTTGACTCGTGTGTTTGGTTTAGTATTCGCGGGGCCACCCAAGCCAAAAACCCGCCGTGCCCCAGAGGTGGCCTGGCCAGTCGCGCTGCCCTTGGTAACGCTAACTGTGATTACGTTGCTGGTGCCCGTGATGCTGGCTCAGTGGCAACAGTTGCCACTGAGCACACTCAACTGGCCCGTGCTTGGGCTATTGGTGGCCTCAAGTGGCTTGGGTTGTGTAGTGGGCGCTGCGCTCTATCTCAACCCCGCAGTACCAAAGCCAGTCGCCGCCTGGGCCCCCTTACAAAACTTGTTAGCCTACGACTTCTATATCGAACGTCTCTACCGTTTGAGTGTGGTCTTGTGGGTTAACCAAGGCTCTCGGTTAACATCCTGGATTGACCACTATCTGGTTGATGGGCTCGTTAATTTAGTGGGCCTGGTCTCAATTTTCAGCGGCGAAAGTTTGAAGTACACCTCGTCTGGTCGGTCCCAGCTCTACCTGCTGGTGGTGTTTCTAGGCGTCGTTATGCTAGGGGCCCTAGTGGGCTGGTCGTTTTAGTGGAGCGAGATTGAGCAATGCTAAGCCCCTTAATTTGGTCATCACTGCTAGGTGCCCTGCTGGTTGGCTTCCTACCAAGTTCGGTGAGCGCGAGCCGCTTACGACTGATCACTCTAGCCATTGCCAGTGGCACGTTTCTCTGGACGCTCTGGCTGATCACCCAATTCGACCCCGGTAGTGCGGGCTTTCAGTTTGAGGAAGACCTGCCCTGGTTAGCCGCTTTGGGTCTGAGTTATCAGTTGGGTATCGACGGTCTGTCACTGCCGCTCGTGGCGCTGAACGGTCTGCTTGTTTGCATTGCTGTTTACAGCGGCGGTGAGGTACAAAGGCCTCGGTTTTATTACGCCCTGATTTTATTGCTCAGTGCTGGGGTGATCGGTGCCTTTCTGGCCCAAAACCTGCTGCTATTTTTTCTGTTTTACGAGCTAGAGCTGATTCCCCTGTATTTGCTGATTGCGATTTGGGGTGGCCCAAGACGGGGTTATGCAGCCACCAAGTTCTTGATTTACACGGCCGTCTCTGGTGTGTTGATCTTGGCAGCCTTCTTCGGGCTGGTTTGGCTCAGCGATTCCTCCACCTTCGACTATGGGCCGCTACGCAACCAGGTGTTGCCGCTAGGCAGTCAGATTGCCCTCTTGCTCACTCTGTTGGTTGGTTTCGGCATCAAGACTCCGTTGGTTCCCCTGCATACCTGGTTACCGGATGCTCACGTTGAAGCCTCCACCCCAGTTTCTGTACTCCTGGCAGGGGTGCTCTTGAAGCTGGGAACTTATGGCTTGCTGCGCTTTGGCCTGGGGCTCTTTCCCGAGGCTTGGCAAGTGTTGGCGCCAGGGCTGGCAACCTGGGCTGTGGTCAGTGTCCTCTATGGTTGCTTTGCAGCAATTGTCCAGACGGACATGAAAAAGATGGTGGCTTACAGCTCCGTAGGCCACATGGGTTACATTTTGCTGGCCAGCGCGGCGGCAACACCGCTCAGCATTCTAGGCGCCACCTTTCAGATGGTGAGCCACGGCTTAATTTCGGCGCTGCTGTTTCTGTTGGTAGGCATTGTCTACCAAAAAGCAGGCACCCGGGATCTGAATCTACTCAACGGTTTGCTCAATCCGGAGCGGGGCTTACCAATCATCGGCAGTTTGATGGTAGTCGGCGTAATGGCTAGCGCAGGCATCCCTGGCATGGTCGGATTCATTTCTGAATTTCTGGTGTTCCGGGGCAGCTTTGTGGTGTTCCCCGTGCAAACCCTGCTGTGCATGATTGGGACTGGCCTGACTGCGGTTTACTTCTTGATTTTGCTGAACCGAGCTTTCTTCGGTCGCCTGTCCGAACGAGTGGAAAGCCTGCCCCGCATTACCTGGTTTGAGCGGGCTCCAGCCTTGGTTTTGGCGGTTCTAATTGTTGTCTTAGGAATACAGCCCAATTGGGTGGTGCGGTGGAGTGAACCCACAACAACTGCCTTGCTGAGCCCAGGTCCTGTGATCACTCAATTACCTGCTGTTGAGATCCCCAAACTCTAAGACCCAATCTAAGCCTGCTACCATGACCAGCATTATTCAGAAGCCTTCCACTCATCCCCTGGTCGATATTATTGAGCGTGTAGAATCGGGCGGAGCACTCCTACCCGATTCTGAAACTAACGTCATTGAAGTCGTCGGTGTGCTCAAGAGCTATGGCGTTGTGCTTGATGCTTATTGGCGTAATTTGATCTACGTCGCGCAGGAGCAATTTCTCAATCCTTTTCCCTTCTTCAAATACTTCAATGGTGAGCTCTCTCCGCAAAAATTACTGAAGCATTGGTGGCACGATCGCATCAATTACGAGCTTTCTGAGTATGTGATGAAATCCATGCTCTGGCATGGGGGTGGGGGTCTAGATACTTATCTGGATTCGCCAGAGTTTAGCGAGCGAGCTCAGAAGGCAATTGAAGCCAAAATCAAAGCGAATTTACCGCTTCGAGGTTTAAGCCGTCTGTTTCCTGCTTTTCTCCTAGAGCAGGTTCGGCAGATGGCTTATTACAGTGTCTTGGGGCAGTTCTGGGAGGTGATGAGCCCTCTATTCCTTGATCTCTCAGACCGCTACGACCGGGGTGAAATTCACACCATTCCTCAAGTCGTTGAGCACGTTTTGGCAGGTCTGGTTGCCGCAGCCAACAACCCCATTACCTATGCTGTAGAAATCGGCAACCAGAGCTACGAAATCATTCCTAAATCAGCAGGCTTAACTTTCCTAACAGATGCTGCTGTGCCCTATGTAGAAGCGGTGTTCTTTAAATCATTTCCCTTTAGAGGCACCGTTTCTTACAATGCTCAAGCTCATCAAATCCCACAAGAGCAAAAGCAATTCAGTTACGGTGTTTTATACGCTGATCCGTTGCCCATTGGCTCAGCAGGCATTCCACCCACTCTACTGATGCAGGATTTGCGGCATTACTTGCCCAACTACTTGCACGCCTTGTATTGTCAAAGCCCACGCGGTGAGGACGATCTGCGTGTGCAGATTTGCGTGAGCTTTCAGAAGTCAATGTTTTGTGTGACTACGGCTGCTATTCTAGGCCTAGCTCCCTATCCGATCACAACCTCTGACCCCACGCAGCAGCAGGCCAACCGGACCTATCTTGAAGGCTGGATGGATCGGTTATTAGACTCGCGCTTACCCGGCTTTCAGGTTTGCGATTTGCGCGCTTGCGAGCTGTAGCAAGTTTGAATTGAGTGTAAACACTCATGGTAGCATCTTAGACAAGCTGCTTCTGGCTCTCTTTCAGGAGGGCAGAAGCAGCTGTTTTTGGTTTCGTACAAACTTGATCATTAGGCTCTTGATACATTTCTGTTTCAAAAATAGTGTGGAGGGAAGGCGGGCATGGATGCAGGTCTGGATTTCAGCTTAATCGCATCTAATATTCTGAATCCCCCGATTCTCTTTTTCTTTCTAGGAATGCTGGCTGTTCTTTTAAAGTCAGATCTGGAAATTCCTCAACCTTTACCTAAACTCTTCTCGCTCTATCTCTTGTTTGCAATTGGCTTTAAGGGGGGCGTCGAGTTAGTTAAAAGTGGTATCAGCCAGGAAGTATCGCTGACACTGGTCGCAGCAATTATCATGGCTTGTGTGGTGCCTATCTACACGTTCTTTATTCTGAAGCTCAGGCTCGATATCTATAATGCTGCGGCCATCGCTGCTACCTATGGCTCGATTAGCGCCGTCACCTTCATCACTGCTGGTGCCTTCCTCGACAAACTGGGCATCGAGTTTGACGGCTACATGGTGGCGGCCTTAGCCCTGATGGAGTCTCCTGCAATCATTGTTGGGCTGATTCTGGTGAAGTTAGCAACTAGCGACCAGGATGATCGCGAGTTCTCCTGGCCTGAGGTTTTGCAGGAAGCTTTTTTGAATGGTTCTGTGTTTCTGCTGGTCGGCAGTTTAGTGATCGGCATGCTCACTGGCGAGAACGGCTGGCGCACAATCTCTCCTTTTAGCCAGGAGATGTTTTACGGCGTCCTCACGTTTTTTCTGCTAGATATGGGTTTAGTAGCAGCGAAACGGATCAAAGACTTGCAGAAGACCGGTCCCTTTTTGATCGCGTTCGCCCTACTGATTCCGATTGTTAACGCAGGTATTGGGCTGGGCATCGCCAAGCTGATTAACATGCCACCTGGAGACGCGCTTTTGTTCGCGGTTCTTTGCGCCAGCGCTTCTTACATTGCTGTTCCAGCCGCAATGCGAATGACTGTTCCAGAGGCGAACCCAAGCCTATATGTTTCAACCGCTTTGGCCGTAACCTTCCCCTTCAACATCATCATCGGTATCCCTCTATATCTGTACGGCATTAATATGTTCTGGAGATGACAGTATGCATGCAGCCAAAAGAATAGAGATTATTGCCAATTCTGCTGAATTAGGCAAGATTTTAGATGGTTTAGAAAAAGCTAGTGTTTCGGGTTATCTAGTAATTCGCAATGTTGCAGGCAAAGGCTTGAGTGGTGATGCTCCTAGCGCTTTTGAAGCAACGATGTTAGACAACGCCTATGTGATCGCATTTTGTGCGCCGGAATCAGCAAAACCCGCACTGGAAGCTGTCAGACCTATTCTCAATAAGTTTGGGGGTAGCTGTTTTATTTCTGACGCAATGGAAGTTGGTTCGATGCGTTGCGTTGCGTCACTTTAAGGAGGCTAGTTAATCAATGGTCTGGAGTCGTCCCTCGATCAGTCGTCGAGAGTTCTTAAAACTGGCAGAGATAGGAGGCGTGGGTCTGGTAGCGGCGGCAGTTGGACTTGGCCCTAGCCAACCCAGCCAAGCAGCTGACCTCAAGCCCAATCCCACTTCTCCGGCATCCGAGACAGCCCTCAAGCGTCTGCTTGAGGGCAACCAGCGTTTCGTTCGACATCGGCTCAGACATCCAGACCAGTCCCTAGCTCGTTTGCGAGAAGTAGCCCAATCTCAGCACCCGTTTGCGACCATTCTGAGCTGTGCCGACTCGCGGGTCGCCGCGGAAATTGTCTTTGACCAGGGCTTAGGCGATCTGTTCGACGTTCGGGTCGCTGGTAATATTGTCACGCCTGAAGTTGTTGGCAGCCTAGAGTATGCCGCAGCCCTACTCGAGACCCCCCTGCTCATGGTTTTGGGTCATGAGCGGTGTGGTGCTGTGACCGCAGCTGTTCAAGGTGAACGCCTGCCAGGCCAAGTAGGCAGCTTTGTGAAAGCGATCAAGCCAGCCTTGGCTCAGGTCAAAGGCAAAGCTGGGGACCCGGTTGACAACGCTGTGGTCGCCAACATCCAGTATCAAATCAAACGGCTACAGCAAACCTCACCCCTGCTGAAGCAACTGAGTAAGGATGGCAAGCTGGCTATTGTGGGCGCCCGTTACGACCTTGATACCGGCGCAGTGGCTCTCGTTTAGCACAGCTCCTCGCTACGGCAAAACCATGTTTTAGCCAAGACCTAATCCAAGCCCCTACTGCCTGAAGCAGGTTTTGGTACCCCAACTCCGAACAGCTCAACCCCAATAAACAAGGCTCATCGGGTCGATGAGCCTTATTAATATCTCAAGTATTCAAATTTTCGTATTTTTGAGTATATGATTACTTCAGGATTTGGAAGACCTGCGCAGTCGAGATTGGCTCGGTCATAAGTTCTTGGCCCCCTGGTCATTTGCGAGGGCGCACAGCGCTTCTGTACCTATTTAAAGGTTCGAGTCCGAAAGTTCAAGTCTGAAGTTTCAAGGGCAGTTCTCAATGGCTCAGTTCTTTCTCCAGACTGTCTGGTTGATTCCCAGCTACGCACTCATCGGCGCCGTGCTGGCTCTACCCTGGTCCCCGGCGGTGATTCGCCGCACAGGACCCCGGCCATCCGGCTATGTCAATTTGTTCATGACCAGTCTGGCCTTACTTCACGGCTTGTTGGCTCTATCTGCGCTGTGGGGTCAACCGCCACACACCCTCTCGTTTTCCTGGTTAGAAGTTGCCGGTTTACATCTGACTTTCGATCTGAAAATCTCAGCGCTCACGGTTGGCGCCACGGTTCTCATCGCTGGGCTGAATCTACTCGCTCAGTTATTTGCAGTTGGCTACCTAGAGATGGACTGGGGCTGGGCACGCTTCTACTCACTTATGGCCCTATTTGAGGCCGGCATGTGTGCCCTGGTGCTCTGCGATTCACTGTTCTTCAGCTACATCTTCCTAGAGATTCTGACTCTGGGGACCTATTTGCTGGTTGGCTACTGGTTCTCGCAACCCCTGGTGGTCACAGGCGCGCGGGACGCCTTTCTAACCAAGCGGGTTGGCGACCTCGTGCTGCTGATGGGCGTTCTGGCGCTGCTGCCTCTGGCTGGAACCTGGAATTTTTCAGAGCTTGCAGTGTGGGCGCAAACCGCCAATCTAGAACCTAGAACCGCTACGCTACTGGGTCTAGCGCTGATTGCAGGACCGATGGGCAAGTGCGCTCAGTTTCCCCTACAGCTTTGGCTTGACGAAGCCATGGAAGGCCCAGTTCCTTCCTCTATCTTGCGTAACTCGGTTGTGGTTGCCACAGGCGCTTGGGTCTTGGTGAAGTTGGAGCCTGTTTTGGCTCTATCGCCGGTGGTCATGGCAACTTTGGTATTCATTGGTGCCTTGACTGCAGTTGGCGCTGCCCTGATTGCCATCGCTCAGGTCGATGTGAAGCGGGCACTGTCTTACTCGGTGAGTTCCTTCATGGGTCTGGTGTTCGTTGCAGTGGGCACGGGGCAAACAGAGGTTGCTCTCCTGTTGGTCTTTACCCACGCCATTGCCCAAGCACTCTTGTTCATGAGCATTGGTGCTGTGGTCTGGAACAGCATCACTCAGGATCTACGGCAATATGGCGGTCTTTGGTCCCGTCGCCCGATCTCAGGCATCGGCTTCGTGGTTGGTGCTGCAACTCTAGTGGGTTTACTGCCGCTGGGTAGCTTCTGGCCCATGGTCGAGTTGCTCAACCATTTCTGGACTACTGAACCCTGGTTAGCGGCTTTGGTGCTGCTGGTCAATGGTCTTACCGCTTTTAGCTTGACTCGCGTCTTTGGTCTGATTTTCGGTGGCCCGACCAAAGTAATGAGTTCACGCTCACCAGAAGTGGCTTGGCCCATGATGCTGCCTTTGACACTGATGACCGGTTTTGCGCTGCACGTACCCCTGGTTCTGGCACAGTGGCAACTGCTACCAGCATGGTCAACGCTCGACTGGTCTTTGACAACAGCTCTCGCGGTGACAGGCGCACTTGGTTGTGGCTTGGCCGGCGTACTTTATCTGCCGGGACGGCCTGAGTCGATTCAATTTGGTTCCAAGTCGTTCCAAGAGTTCTTTGCTTACGACTTTTACATTCAGCGCATTTACCGTGTGAGCGTAGTTGGCCTGGTCGATGTCCTGTCCCGGTTTGTGTCTTGGGTCGACCACTACCTGGTGGATGGCGTGGTCAATTTCACGGGCCTAGCGACCATTTTCAGCGGTCAAGTTCTGCGCTACAGCGTTTCTGGGCTCTCCCAGGTTTACATCCTGGCAATTCTGCTGGGCATGTTGTTGGTCGGTCTTCTGGTGATGCAGTAAGCGGAGAGTATCAATGCTGAGTACGTTGGTCTGGCTACCGATCCTCGGGGCCGCAGTGGTGGGCTTAATTCCTAATTCGACGCAAGTCAGCACTAAAGCAGCTCGATGGCTGGCACTAGCGATTGCTACAGGTCTAGTCATTTGGACCCTGCTCCTGATGAGCCGTTTCGACCCCAGCAGTAGTGGCCTACAGTTTCAAGAAGCGTTGCCCTGGCTGGAGTCTCTGGGCTTGACCTATTCGCTGGGGGTGGATGGTCTCTCACTGCCCTTGCTGGCATTGAGCAGCTTGCTGACCTGGATCGTAATTTACCGAGGTGACGCGAACCTGGAGCGTCCTCGGCTGTTCTACGCCATGACCTTTCTGGCCAACGCTGGTATTGCTGGGGCCTTTATGGCTCAGAACTTGCTGCTGTTCTTCTTGTTCTACGAGCTAGAACTTATTCCGCTCTATTTGCTGATCGCGATTTGGGGTGGGGCTAAGCGCGAATATGCTGCGACTAAGTTTCTGCTCTACACCGCAGTGTCTGGCGTCCTGATTTTGGTGGCCTCTCTGGGACTGACCTGGTTGACCGGCGCCTCAACCTTTGACTATGCAGCTGTGCAAGGCCACACTCTCTCACTGGACAAGCAGTTGATCTTGCTGGTGCTCTTCGTGGTGGGCTTTGGCATCAAGATTCCGCTGGTTCCCTTCCACACCTGGTTACCAGATGCCTACGTTGAAGCCTCGACGCCAGTCGCCATTTTGCTGGGCGGTATCCTTGCCAAGCTAGGCACCTACGGTCTGCTGCGTTTCGGCATGGGCTTGCTGCCCGATGCCTGGGGTACCTTGGCACCATCACTGGCCGTGTGGGGCACGGTGAGTGTTCTGTATGGCGCATTGACAGCAATTGCCCAGAAAGACATCAAGCGCATGGTGGCCTACAGCTCAGTTGGACATATGGGCTATGTGTTGCTGGCGAGCGCGGCACTTACCCCTTTAAGTCTGGTGGGTGCTGTTAGCCAAATGGTCAGCCACGGTCTGATCCTGGCGCTCTTGTTCCATCTGGTTGGGGTGATCGAAACTAAGGTTGGCACCCGAGAGCTGGATGTGCTCAACGGCTTGATGAGCCCAATTCGTGGCTTACCCCTGACCGCAGCCCTATTGGTGCTAGGCGGCATGGCCAGTGCGGGCATTCCTGGCTTGGTGGGTTTTATTTCGGAGTTCCTGGTGTTCCAGGGTAGCTATAGCGTGTTTCCAGGGCTAACGCTACTGTGCATTGTCGGTTCTGGTCTAACAGCGGTCTATTTCGTGATCATGCTGAACCGCACTTGTTTCGGCAGGTTGGACAACGCTCACGCTTACTACCCTCAAGTTCAGTTCTCTGAGAATTTACCCTCGTTGATTCTGGTTGCTCTGATCATCTTTTTGGGGATTCAACCCACTTGGCTGGTGCGCTGGAGTGAACCGATTGCTGCTGCCTTGGTTGCCAACGTACCGGTTATCAGCTCTGAACAAGTTGCTCGCAATCTAGACTTCAGTCCGCAAGCAATTTCAGCAGCGTTGACTCCCGATCTGAGAGGATCTGAATCCCACTTTTCTAAGCTGAGTTCTGACTCTCAGCAAGCTCTTTGATCACCGCTCATTACTGCATCCGTATCGAAACAATCACCATCGCAAAGCATTATTGAGGAACTGCCATGACCGCAACTGTCATTCAAGCTAGTCCGACTAAATTGCCACCCTCAAAGCATGAGTTTGCTGAAGTCATTCACCGCCTAGAAGCAGGCGGTGCCATGTTGCCCGACACGCCCGAGAACCTCATGCAGATCATTGGCTTGTACAAAGCCTATGCGGTGCCAATGGATTTCTACTGGCGCGACCTGCTCTACATTGCTGAGCATGTGTTTTTGGAGCCCTTGCCCTTCTTCAAATACTTCTTGCCCAAGGAATATCTGGAGCGCCATAATCACTACGCGGGCGATGATGCTGATTTGCGCGTTTGGCGTGGGCCAGCCACCGCTCACCCAGAACTTCTGGCTTTCATGGAGAAGGGCGAAACCTTCAAAATGCCTAGGTTTCTCCATCACCTCTGGCATGACCGGATCAACATGGAGTTTGCTGAAGAATGTATGCGTTCGATGCTCTGGCACCGAGGCATGGGCGGGCAATTTGATCCCTATTTAGACAGCGAAGAGTACAAGGCTAATGCTGACCGGGCAATCCGGGCCTATTTTAAGTACAACCCAGTGATGTTGGGGCTGTACAAGCTGTTTCCAGATATGTTCTTGGAACAGG includes the following:
- a CDS encoding NAD(P)H-quinone oxidoreductase subunit F, which codes for MNDFFLATSVWVPCYGLIGALLTLPWATGVIRRTGPRPAAYFNLLMTVLSLVHSSILLNASWNKPPRSITIPWLQAADLNLSFSLEISQVSTGATVVVTGLTLLALIYALGSMEMDWAMARFYALMGFFECAMSGLALSDSLFLSYALLEMLTLSTYLLVGFWYAQPLVVTAARDAFWTKRVGDLILLMGVVALSTLAGSLNFSSLADWAQTANLSPSVAALLGLALIAGPTGKCAQFPLHLWLDEAMEGPNPASVLRNSVVVACGAYLLINLQPVLALSPITSIALCVLGAMTAVGASLVALAQIDLKRALSHSTSAYMGLVFLAVGLNQPEIALLFLFTHAIAKALLFMSTGAVIMTTFTQDLTEMGGLGARMPVTTTAYVVGAAGLVALVPLGSFWSMLRWADSVGSVSLWLVAVLLLVNGLTAFNLTRVFGLVFAGPPKPKTRRAPEVAWPVALPLVTLTVITLLVPVMLAQWQQLPLSTLNWPVLGLLVASSGLGCVVGAALYLNPAVPKPVAAWAPLQNLLAYDFYIERLYRLSVVLWVNQGSRLTSWIDHYLVDGLVNLVGLVSIFSGESLKYTSSGRSQLYLLVVFLGVVMLGALVGWSF
- a CDS encoding NADH-quinone oxidoreductase subunit M, encoding MLSPLIWSSLLGALLVGFLPSSVSASRLRLITLAIASGTFLWTLWLITQFDPGSAGFQFEEDLPWLAALGLSYQLGIDGLSLPLVALNGLLVCIAVYSGGEVQRPRFYYALILLLSAGVIGAFLAQNLLLFFLFYELELIPLYLLIAIWGGPRRGYAATKFLIYTAVSGVLILAAFFGLVWLSDSSTFDYGPLRNQVLPLGSQIALLLTLLVGFGIKTPLVPLHTWLPDAHVEASTPVSVLLAGVLLKLGTYGLLRFGLGLFPEAWQVLAPGLATWAVVSVLYGCFAAIVQTDMKKMVAYSSVGHMGYILLASAAATPLSILGATFQMVSHGLISALLFLLVGIVYQKAGTRDLNLLNGLLNPERGLPIIGSLMVVGVMASAGIPGMVGFISEFLVFRGSFVVFPVQTLLCMIGTGLTAVYFLILLNRAFFGRLSERVESLPRITWFERAPALVLAVLIVVLGIQPNWVVRWSEPTTTALLSPGPVITQLPAVEIPKL
- a CDS encoding CO2 hydration protein → MTSIIQKPSTHPLVDIIERVESGGALLPDSETNVIEVVGVLKSYGVVLDAYWRNLIYVAQEQFLNPFPFFKYFNGELSPQKLLKHWWHDRINYELSEYVMKSMLWHGGGGLDTYLDSPEFSERAQKAIEAKIKANLPLRGLSRLFPAFLLEQVRQMAYYSVLGQFWEVMSPLFLDLSDRYDRGEIHTIPQVVEHVLAGLVAAANNPITYAVEIGNQSYEIIPKSAGLTFLTDAAVPYVEAVFFKSFPFRGTVSYNAQAHQIPQEQKQFSYGVLYADPLPIGSAGIPPTLLMQDLRHYLPNYLHALYCQSPRGEDDLRVQICVSFQKSMFCVTTAAILGLAPYPITTSDPTQQQANRTYLEGWMDRLLDSRLPGFQVCDLRACEL
- a CDS encoding sodium-dependent bicarbonate transport family permease, producing MDAGLDFSLIASNILNPPILFFFLGMLAVLLKSDLEIPQPLPKLFSLYLLFAIGFKGGVELVKSGISQEVSLTLVAAIIMACVVPIYTFFILKLRLDIYNAAAIAATYGSISAVTFITAGAFLDKLGIEFDGYMVAALALMESPAIIVGLILVKLATSDQDDREFSWPEVLQEAFLNGSVFLLVGSLVIGMLTGENGWRTISPFSQEMFYGVLTFFLLDMGLVAAKRIKDLQKTGPFLIAFALLIPIVNAGIGLGIAKLINMPPGDALLFAVLCASASYIAVPAAMRMTVPEANPSLYVSTALAVTFPFNIIIGIPLYLYGINMFWR
- a CDS encoding P-II family nitrogen regulator is translated as MHAAKRIEIIANSAELGKILDGLEKASVSGYLVIRNVAGKGLSGDAPSAFEATMLDNAYVIAFCAPESAKPALEAVRPILNKFGGSCFISDAMEVGSMRCVASL
- a CDS encoding carbonic anhydrase; the protein is MVWSRPSISRREFLKLAEIGGVGLVAAAVGLGPSQPSQAADLKPNPTSPASETALKRLLEGNQRFVRHRLRHPDQSLARLREVAQSQHPFATILSCADSRVAAEIVFDQGLGDLFDVRVAGNIVTPEVVGSLEYAAALLETPLLMVLGHERCGAVTAAVQGERLPGQVGSFVKAIKPALAQVKGKAGDPVDNAVVANIQYQIKRLQQTSPLLKQLSKDGKLAIVGARYDLDTGAVALV
- a CDS encoding NAD(P)H-quinone oxidoreductase subunit F, with the protein product MAQFFLQTVWLIPSYALIGAVLALPWSPAVIRRTGPRPSGYVNLFMTSLALLHGLLALSALWGQPPHTLSFSWLEVAGLHLTFDLKISALTVGATVLIAGLNLLAQLFAVGYLEMDWGWARFYSLMALFEAGMCALVLCDSLFFSYIFLEILTLGTYLLVGYWFSQPLVVTGARDAFLTKRVGDLVLLMGVLALLPLAGTWNFSELAVWAQTANLEPRTATLLGLALIAGPMGKCAQFPLQLWLDEAMEGPVPSSILRNSVVVATGAWVLVKLEPVLALSPVVMATLVFIGALTAVGAALIAIAQVDVKRALSYSVSSFMGLVFVAVGTGQTEVALLLVFTHAIAQALLFMSIGAVVWNSITQDLRQYGGLWSRRPISGIGFVVGAATLVGLLPLGSFWPMVELLNHFWTTEPWLAALVLLVNGLTAFSLTRVFGLIFGGPTKVMSSRSPEVAWPMMLPLTLMTGFALHVPLVLAQWQLLPAWSTLDWSLTTALAVTGALGCGLAGVLYLPGRPESIQFGSKSFQEFFAYDFYIQRIYRVSVVGLVDVLSRFVSWVDHYLVDGVVNFTGLATIFSGQVLRYSVSGLSQVYILAILLGMLLVGLLVMQ
- a CDS encoding NADH-quinone oxidoreductase subunit M encodes the protein MLSTLVWLPILGAAVVGLIPNSTQVSTKAARWLALAIATGLVIWTLLLMSRFDPSSSGLQFQEALPWLESLGLTYSLGVDGLSLPLLALSSLLTWIVIYRGDANLERPRLFYAMTFLANAGIAGAFMAQNLLLFFLFYELELIPLYLLIAIWGGAKREYAATKFLLYTAVSGVLILVASLGLTWLTGASTFDYAAVQGHTLSLDKQLILLVLFVVGFGIKIPLVPFHTWLPDAYVEASTPVAILLGGILAKLGTYGLLRFGMGLLPDAWGTLAPSLAVWGTVSVLYGALTAIAQKDIKRMVAYSSVGHMGYVLLASAALTPLSLVGAVSQMVSHGLILALLFHLVGVIETKVGTRELDVLNGLMSPIRGLPLTAALLVLGGMASAGIPGLVGFISEFLVFQGSYSVFPGLTLLCIVGSGLTAVYFVIMLNRTCFGRLDNAHAYYPQVQFSENLPSLILVALIIFLGIQPTWLVRWSEPIAAALVANVPVISSEQVARNLDFSPQAISAALTPDLRGSESHFSKLSSDSQQAL